From the genome of SAR202 cluster bacterium:
GCGAAGAAGCCCAAAAAAGCACCGGTAAAGCAAGGCCCGACCTCGATGAACCCCGCAATGCCGGTCCCGGAAGTCCAGGTGATCAAGAAGAAGCGTAAGGACAGGGACGAGTAACGGTCCACCGACAAGTGCAAGAGAAAGAAAATGGCCCCGGCAAGCCGGGGCCATTTTCTTTGTTTGAGACCCTTGGTCCTTCTTGCTCTACCTGCGGCGCTCCGGCTTTCCCGACCGGGCCGGCGCGGGGGCGACGGCCTCCTGCTCATCTGCCCAAACGATTGAATAGCCCTCAGAATGGTCCAGTATCTTCGCCACCGTTTTGGCCGCAATATCGCGGGGGTATGCGCTCATCGACCAGCGGGCCATCAGGGCGTCGCTGACCTCTCGAGCGGTCATTGGGCCATTGCCGTTCGCGAGCAAGGTGCGGAAGATGGCCTCCTTCAGCGGCGTGTCAGGGAGCAGGTAGTCCGGCGTGCCCGCGCACTGGGCTACAATCTGGTCCACGTGGTCCTGCGGGTCCCCGCCGAATACCATTTCGCCTGTCAGCGATTGCTGGCATGCAAAGCATCTCCTTGCCGCGATAAAGGCGGACATAGCCTTGCGGCGGCCGCCGAACTCCTCACCCTCGAGATTGATGTGGTAGCGCCTGACCGTGCCGGTCTCTGCCATATGGAATTTCCCCTTTTTCGAAGCTGCGCCGGGCGCATTGACTCCCGGGCAAGTGTCTTAGAATACAGTCTCCGGCCAGTCGATCATCTGCACCGTCACCGTCTCGCCCGCGGCCTTCATAGGAACGTCGGAAGGGCAGATGGCAAGGCCGTTGGCTTTCGCCATGGAGGTCAACAGGTTGGAGCTCTGGTCGCCTGTGGGCCTGGCATAGTATACGCCATCGCGCTTCGTGATCACGGCGCGGGCGTAAACCCTCCGGCCGTCGCCGTTGTAGATGGGCCCATCCAGCACGGCCTGCACAGTTGGCCTTCGGGTAGTCGTGCGTCCCATCATCTTGTGAATGGCCGGTCTGCCGAATTGCTCGAAGGCCACCATGGAGCTCACCGGGTTCCCGGGCAAACCCAGCAGGGGCACGGTTCGGCCCCCGGGTCCCTTCAGGACGCCGAACGCCAGGGGCTTGGCCGGCCGCATGCGCACGGACCAGAACTCCATCCTGCCATGCTGGGCCAGCACGTCCTTCACTATGTCGTAGTCACCCTTGGAGACGCCGGCGGAAGTAATGAGTATATCAGACCCCAGCCCTTCCCAAATTTTGGCGTTTAACGAGTCCAGGTTATCTCGCGCGGTGCCTAGCAGCTTAGGAATGCCGCCGGCCTGTTTCACGGCTGCGCCGACGCTGTAAGAGTTGACGTTGTAGATCCTCCCCGGAAGCGGCGCCTCATCCGGCTCCTGCAGCTCGTCGCCGGTGGCCAGAATCGCGACGGATGGGCGGCGAATGACGCTCACGGAAGTGTAGCCAAGGGAGGCAAGCACGCCAACCTCGGCGGCGCGCACCACGGCGCCCTTCGCAAGGACGAGTTGCCCCCGGGTCACGTCCCTGCCCGCCTTGCGGACGTTGGCTCCGGCAAGCGCGGCGAATTTGACGCCGATGCTGTCCGGCGGCCCGCCGTGCAGCTTCCTCTCCGCCTCGTCCGTCTCCTCGAACGGGACGACGGCGTCGGCGCCCTGGGGCACCGGAGCGCCGGTCATGATCCGCACGGCCGCCCCGGCGACGACAGGAGTCGAGGGCATCTGGCCGGCTGCAACGGTCCCAATCACCCTGAGAACAACCGGAGTTGTCGCAGACGCCGACTTTACATCAGCCGCCTGGACCGCGTAGCCGTCCATTGAGGAGTTGTCCAGCGGCGGTATGTCGAACCGGCCGACGATATCCTCAGCGAGCAC
Proteins encoded in this window:
- a CDS encoding molybdopterin molybdotransferase MoeA, producing MLSVEEALERILGFFGVLEPEQQPILDSVDQVLAEDIVGRFDIPPLDNSSMDGYAVQAADVKSASATTPVVLRVIGTVAAGQMPSTPVVAGAAVRIMTGAPVPQGADAVVPFEETDEAERKLHGGPPDSIGVKFAALAGANVRKAGRDVTRGQLVLAKGAVVRAAEVGVLASLGYTSVSVIRRPSVAILATGDELQEPDEAPLPGRIYNVNSYSVGAAVKQAGGIPKLLGTARDNLDSLNAKIWEGLGSDILITSAGVSKGDYDIVKDVLAQHGRMEFWSVRMRPAKPLAFGVLKGPGGRTVPLLGLPGNPVSSMVAFEQFGRPAIHKMMGRTTTRRPTVQAVLDGPIYNGDGRRVYARAVITKRDGVYYARPTGDQSSNLLTSMAKANGLAICPSDVPMKAAGETVTVQMIDWPETVF